AAGTGCGCCCATTTTTAGCTGAAAGGGATGAAAGAACCAAGGAAACAGGCATAAATAGAGTAAATTTGAAGCAAAAACCGGCTCATAATTGTAAATTATCCTTGGTATTTTCCTAATAATGGTTATTGCATGAAGTTGTCAAGGTACAATCAAATCATAAAAATTTAGTTCGTGCAGTGAAATCAAACTTAGATATGACGAATGAGGCAATTCAAGTCTTACTGAAGACCCCCAAAACAGATACAAAAAAAGGGAGACGCAATCGTATGATGCTCATCATGTTGTATGATACAGCTGCCAGAGCTCAAGAACTGGTGGACATCACCCTGCGTGATCTTCACATTGTTAATATCAAGTCGCCCTTTGTAACCCTCAATGGCAAAGGCAACAAGAGCCGAAATGTCCCATTGATGGAGAAAACTGTAGAGCACATTAACCAATATCTTCAGGAATTCCATCCGCATTCGGGCACCTATGATGCTCCGTTGTTCTTTTCGATAAGAGACGGAAAACCACATTCCTTATCTACCGATTCGATAAATCTAATACTCGGCGGTTATGCGAATCAGGCAAGGTCTGTCTGCCAGCAAATCCCGCAGCATGTTCATTGTCATTTGATTCGAAAAACAAGAGCTATGAATTTATACCAGCAGGGAATGCCTCTCACCATCATAATGGAAATGCTAGGGCATGAAAATCTATCAACCACATCAAGCTTCTATGCTTTCGCAACGGT
The DNA window shown above is from Bacillota bacterium and carries:
- a CDS encoding tyrosine-type recombinase/integrase, with the protein product MHEVVKVQSNHKNLVRAVKSNLDMTNEAIQVLLKTPKTDTKKGRRNRMMLIMLYDTAARAQELVDITLRDLHIVNIKSPFVTLNGKGNKSRNVPLMEKTVEHINQYLQEFHPHSGTYDAPLFFSIRDGKPHSLSTDSINLILGGYANQARSVCQQIPQHVHCHLIRKTRAMNLYQQGMPLTIIMEMLGHENLSTTSSFYAFATVDMIREAIKKTTPEAIEESPIWKNKDISEMLYRFD